In the genome of Candidatus Dormiibacterota bacterium, the window CGAATCGAAGACCTCCTGAAGGATGATGGCCTTGAGGCCGCGCATCGCCGCCTGCGAGGCAACGGCCGCGCCATAATTCCCGGACGTGGCGGCGACGACCCCCTTGTAACGAAGATCAGCGGCGTGCGCGACCGCCAGTGACGCGCGGCGGGCTTTGAAGCTGCCGGCCGCGTTGCCGGCCTCATCCTTTATAAGGATGCGCGCGCCCTGGCCGCGCGGCGCGGTTTGCCGTACGAGCCTGGTGAGACGAGGAAGTTCCCACAGCGGCGTATCCCCCACCTTGAAGGCGGCCTGGATCCGGCGCACTGCCTCCAGATCGTAGCCGGGGCTGCCCACCAATCCCTCGTAATCGAAGGCGACGCCGCCCTCTCGCTCGAATTGGGCGTAGTCAAGGCCGAGCGCCCGCTGCATGATCGCGCCCCGACGCGCCATGACCTGCGCATAGCCTCGACTCTCGACCGACATCAGGACCGCTCCGGCTCCATGAGGCGTCGCTTCATCGCTTTGCCCACCTGGAGGAGTTCAGGCGACGGGTCGCCGAAGTCGGCCGGGTTGCGTGGCAGGACGGCCCGAAGCCTTCCGGTAACCACCCGTTCCGCCTGCGTGCGCACCTCCGTGGTCGCCCCCATGTGCGCCGCCGCCACCAGGAACCCGCGCACTCGAGCGGAGAACGGCACGGACGCGGTGTCGGCCGGGATCCCCGGTGCGCGCTCGCCGGGCTTCAGGATCACGCGTTCGAGCTCAACCCACGTCCCGGCCGGGACCGCCCGTCGGTCGCTCCCCGTCGGTTTCATGCCGGTTGGGGGACTTTGCCGCCGTAGCGCTTCTTCAGATGAGGCAGGACTTCATCGGCGCAAACTTTGGCGACCAGGCTGGGGTCGGGACTCATGTCCGCCCAGAGGATGTGGTTGCAGCCGGCTTCGATGAAGGCTTCGAAGCGTTCGATGATCTGCTCCCCGCTGGACGCGACGCAAAACGCCTGCTGCAGCGCCTCGTCCTTGACCAGGAGCGCCCGTTGCTCGATCACCCGCGGATCCTGGATATAGCTGTAGGCCTCCGGGATCAGCAACCCGCCGTAAACACGCGCGCCCTCGAGCGCCTTTGCCGCGCTGGGATGGTAGGAGCTCGAGACCCAGGCGCATTTCATCATGGTGTTCGGATCCTTGCCCGCCTCGCGAGCACCCGCTTCGAAGGCGGGGATCAACACGTCGCGGTGATGCGACGGTGGCACGCCGACGGCGACGTAGCCTTCGGTGTAGCGTCCGGCGTTGCGCGCCATGATCGGCCCCTGCGAGGCGCAGAGCAGCGGGATCGGTTCAACCGGCTTGGTGTAGAGGTAGAAGAAGCTCTTGTAGTGTTTGCCCTTGTGCTCGAAGTAGTCCTGGGAGCTCCAGGCCTTCTTGATGAGCTCGATCCCCTCCACGGTCCGCTCGATGCGCTCGCGGAGTGCTGGCCAGACTCCGGTGGTGGTCTTCTCGTTCATCGCCTCTCCGGTCCCGACGCAGAGCGCCACCCGCCCCGGGTAAAGCAGCGCCTGCGTTGCGACTTCGATCGCGACATCAATCGGGTGGTGGCGGATCCCGAGCGCCGGGATCACCATGCCGCCGACCGTCGCGCGCTCGGTGTTCGCTAAGAACGCCGCCAACGTCGTGAAGATCCCCGCGCTATGCCCCGAGGAGTGCTGCCAGGGGAGGGTGTGGTCCCCCTCCCAGATGTAGTCGAACCCGGCCTGCTCGAGGTCCCGAACTCGCCTGACGTTATCCCGGACATCGTGGCACAGACATTCCGGGGAAATGCCGAATGTAACCGGACCCAAATCCGTGCTCCCTTTCCCCCCGTCGACACCTGCCGCTGTCAAGCCTTATACGACGGATGGGCCGATTTGTCAAACAGGCCGCGCCAGCCAGCACGCGCGGTCAGCACCAGCCTTCGGGGCCGGGTGCTGGTTCCTGGTGTCCTGTCTAGCCGCCGGCTGCCGGTTCTGCTTTGCTCAGCACCGCTCGGAGCAAGTCGGCCAGCACCCGCCGTTCCTTCCCGCTGAGGCCGGCAAGGAGCGTCGCTTCGCTCTTTGTGTTTTCGGCGACGGCCCGCGCCAGTAGCCGGCGGCCACGCTCCGTCAGGTGAATCGTGACGCCTCGGCGATCGTCTTTATCCGGGTTGCGCTTGACCAGGCCTTGTTGCTCCAGGCGATCGAGCCGCTTGGTCATGCCGGCCGAGGACATCATCAATCCACGAAACAGCTGGGTGGGTGACAGCGTGTGCGGAGGTGGCGACGTGCGGAGAGCGCTGAGCACACCGACATCGCCGCGGGTCAGCCCGTATCGCCCGAAGACCTCGTCCTCACGCTGAGCGATCCGTGCCGCGATTCGGGAGATCCGGCCAGTGACGTGGTACGCGTCGACCGGCAGCCCGGGCTGCAGCTCTGACCACCGCTCCACGACCTGGTCGATCCAATCACGTTCCACTTACGTAACCGGGCCAAGTATAGATCTGTGTGGTTTGGAATATCTCGCTCGCGAGCAAGATTCCAGTGATCATGCAACACGCCGCGACGGTTTTTCACC includes:
- a CDS encoding PLP-dependent lyase/thiolase, giving the protein MSVESRGYAQVMARRGAIMQRALGLDYAQFEREGGVAFDYEGLVGSPGYDLEAVRRIQAAFKVGDTPLWELPRLTRLVRQTAPRGQGARILIKDEAGNAAGSFKARRASLAVAHAADLRYKGVVAATSGNYGAAVASQAAMRGLKAIILQEVFDS
- the ortA gene encoding 2-amino-4-oxopentanoate thiolase subunit OrtA, with the protein product MKPTGSDRRAVPAGTWVELERVILKPGERAPGIPADTASVPFSARVRGFLVAAAHMGATTEVRTQAERVVTGRLRAVLPRNPADFGDPSPELLQVGKAMKRRLMEPERS
- a CDS encoding LLM class flavin-dependent oxidoreductase, with translation MGPVTFGISPECLCHDVRDNVRRVRDLEQAGFDYIWEGDHTLPWQHSSGHSAGIFTTLAAFLANTERATVGGMVIPALGIRHHPIDVAIEVATQALLYPGRVALCVGTGEAMNEKTTTGVWPALRERIERTVEGIELIKKAWSSQDYFEHKGKHYKSFFYLYTKPVEPIPLLCASQGPIMARNAGRYTEGYVAVGVPPSHHRDVLIPAFEAGAREAGKDPNTMMKCAWVSSSYHPSAAKALEGARVYGGLLIPEAYSYIQDPRVIEQRALLVKDEALQQAFCVASSGEQIIERFEAFIEAGCNHILWADMSPDPSLVAKVCADEVLPHLKKRYGGKVPQPA
- a CDS encoding MarR family transcriptional regulator is translated as MERDWIDQVVERWSELQPGLPVDAYHVTGRISRIAARIAQREDEVFGRYGLTRGDVGVLSALRTSPPPHTLSPTQLFRGLMMSSAGMTKRLDRLEQQGLVKRNPDKDDRRGVTIHLTERGRRLLARAVAENTKSEATLLAGLSGKERRVLADLLRAVLSKAEPAAGG